CATGTGACGTGTGGCTGAAGTCCAGCTTGGCAGCGAGTTCGCCGGGCGTGGTATGTTTCGCAGTCCTGAAGAGAGCGTTTGCTCGGGTGACGGTTTTCCCCTCGCCATCCTCAATCACTCCCGAGATATACATGTTCCCGTGGCGCTGCTGCAGGAGCTTCGCCGTTACTTTGTAAGGGGCGCCGCAGCGAACAGGCATCAGGAATTCGGTCTCCATTTTGCGGGTCACGGTGATCTTGCCGGTCAGGACAAAAATTGTCCACCACATCACTTCATCGAGAATCCCGCTTACAATGCCGCCGTGTGCGAGGTTATCGTATCCTTGGAACTTGGGATCGAGCGCAAAGTCTGAAAAGATAGTCCCATCCTTAACCTGAATGCGCATCTTGAGCCCGTCTCCATGCGGTCCGCAGAAAAAACAATCGGTGTAGCTAGGTAAAAGATTCACGCAGTGCCTCCGTATTAGTACAAAGTGAGCAGTGAGCGGTAAAAACAAGACGGAGCGAGTGAACAGGTAGCAAACGACAAGGCTTTGCTATGACTGCATTACGTACTCTTTTATTGCCTGTCTATAACTGCTCACTGCTCACTGCTTACCGTTCTCACGGTACCAGCGAATAGAAAAACTCCTCTATCTCCTTGGAGCTCTGGCTGAAATCGAAGGAGTTGACGAACTCTGCGATGTCGAGCCCCCTGGCTTCCCTGAAGACTGCGTTCACCTGCGCGTATCGCTCACCTTGAGCATCCTGGACCCAGGCGGATACGAGCACATCCTTCTCTTCAAGCCCCAGCATCCTGGCTTCGGCGTGGTACATGGTGTCGCAGAGCACAGGCTTCAGGAATTCCATTTCTGTTTTTCGCGTCATGCAAATTTTCCGGGTGTTCAGAAGAATTGTGTACCACATGACCACATCCATGATCCCGAAAACCATGCCGCCGTGCACAACCCCTTTGTAACCCTCGAACCTGCTGTCCACGAGCATGTTCGCATAAACGATACCGTTTTCATACAGCATGCTCAGGCCCATGCCGTCAGGACGTTCCTTGCTCAGGAAGAATGAATTCGCGTATACAGGCAAGACACTCATTGTTTTTCCTCCAGGTACTTCATTCCTAATTGACCGCATCCGCCGCCTATGTCCCTGGCGTGCGACTCCCGCACAAGCGTGGTGAAGTTCTCTTTGAGGAGGATGCTGTGAAATTGGTTTACCGCTTCTTCATCCGGTGCCAGGAACTTCGTATAAGGAGACCCATTGTACGGTATGAGATTGATCTTGCATCGTACACCGGCAAGAAGTTTTGCAAGCGCGCGCGCATCCTCCGCCGAATCGTTGACACCCTTAATCATGACATACTCAAAGGTCACCCGCTGCCTTCCCAGGTTTTTCAAGTTCCTGACATACGCGACAATATCCCGCAGAGGGTATATCCTGTTGATCGGCATCAACTCGCTTCTGGCAGCCTCAGTGGCTGCGTTGAGTGAGATGGCGATCTGTGCCTTCTTTGGCCCGATCGAACC
The genomic region above belongs to Syntrophorhabdales bacterium and contains:
- a CDS encoding PaaI family thioesterase, whose translation is MNLLPSYTDCFFCGPHGDGLKMRIQVKDGTIFSDFALDPKFQGYDNLAHGGIVSGILDEVMWWTIFVLTGKITVTRKMETEFLMPVRCGAPYKVTAKLLQQRHGNMYISGVIEDGEGKTVTRANALFRTAKHTTPGELAAKLDFSHTSHEMRDKLLSALSAQGKDKEG
- a CDS encoding PaaI family thioesterase — encoded protein: MSVLPVYANSFFLSKERPDGMGLSMLYENGIVYANMLVDSRFEGYKGVVHGGMVFGIMDVVMWYTILLNTRKICMTRKTEMEFLKPVLCDTMYHAEARMLGLEEKDVLVSAWVQDAQGERYAQVNAVFREARGLDIAEFVNSFDFSQSSKEIEEFFYSLVP